The sequence below is a genomic window from Hippocampus zosterae strain Florida chromosome 15, ASM2543408v3, whole genome shotgun sequence.
ACATCGTCACCATCCTGCCGCCGACCTCTCAAATCTCCACCAGCCCGACTTCCATCATCCTGTGTCCCACGTCGCAAGGTGAGAGGATTCAAGTTATGATCGTGAgatgatgatatttttttttttccgagtggGCAAAAATAATCAATCGTGTTTTTCCCCTCGCAGCCATCACGCCGACAGCCGCTCCCCCCGTCCGGGATCTCTACGACTCCCAGCTCTTCACTCCTACCTCCAGCTCCACCCGGGACCTCCTAGCCCAGGTGGAGGACTCCAAATTGGGCAAAAAGTGCGTCCCGCTCCCGTTCCTCCATTGGAACCTGTCCCACTTTGCCCGGGAGAAATACGCCCCGCTTCTCCTGAAGCCCAAGAGCAAAGCCGTCGTGGTCATCCTCTTCCTGGGCCTCTTGGGCCTCAGCTTGTACGGGACCACCATGGTGCACGACGGCCTCTACCTGACCGACATTGTGCCGCGCGACACCAAGGAGTACAACTTCATCGATGCCCAGTTCAAATACTTTTCCTTCTACAACATGTATCTGGTCACCATGGACGGATTTGATTACGCCCGCTCACAGAGACTTTTGATCCAGCTGCACAACGCCTTCAACTCTGTCAGATCCGTAGTCCGAGACAGCGACGGCAAACTGCCCCGGATGTGGCTGCACTACTTCCAGGACTGGCTTagaggtacttttttttttttgggggggggggggggtgtcagggaATAGATGCTGAGGATGGACATAACAATGGCGATTTgaccccaccaacaaaaacaaatgtttatggTTCAACATAGGCGTGCTTTCAAAactaagaccaaaaaaaaaaaaaaaatggtcgagTAGCAGCGAGCAGGTTTGTGGCCTAAATTTGAAGACTCCGAATCGGTTTGAACGCACGGTGCGAATTCTtgtttgtgtatatgtgtgccctgcgatcagcTGGTGATCCGTCCGGGCGGGGTGTACCCCCAAAAGTCTCCAGCTCACGTCTGACCGAATGCGACGTGTGACCAGCGCGCCACAGAACATGCTTGTATGGAATCAAGAGCACAGAATGCGAGTGGTGTCAgttggcgaggggggggggggggccaacgtttttttttttcaggtgtacTAAAGCCCTGAGGGGAATGAATGACCATTGAGGTCGGTTGGGGGGGGTGAGTGAAAGTTCATTCGCTccgtttacccccccccccccatccacctGGGCTCAGGGGTGGAGCAGTAGACAGATTGGGGTGGGGTCAAAGGTTATCgtttgcatgtgcgtgtgcgtcctCGGGCTAGGACATGTCAGAGGCCCAGTCAGGAGGAAGTAATAGCGAACAGGCCAATCAAAGCCAGCTGTCCAAATCGAGAccgaaacatgattttttttttttttttcacaccctCACCCGAAGGCTGCTCTTATCATTTCCCCCGAAGCAGAAAATTAAAACAACTAATGATGACAAGCGCGGCCATCTTTTcacgttcctttttttttaacaggtctTCAAGCTGCTTTCGACGCAGACTGGCTGGCGGGGAGGATCACCTCGGACAGCTACCGGAACGGCACCGAGGACGGCGCCCTGGCGTACAAACTCCTCATCCAAACCGGCTCCAAGAAAGAGCCTTTTAACTACAGCCAGGTAAGAGGAGACGTCGCTTCTGTGGTTTTGCGCCGCCGACACCTCCCATCTGACAAAATGTCCCTTTGCTTAGCTGACTTCTCGCCGGCTGGTGGATGCGGAGGGTCTCATCCCCCCCGAGGTGTTTTATATTTACCTGACGGTGTGGGTCAGTAACGATCCTCTGGGCTACGCCGCCTCCCAGGCCAACTTTTATCCGCATCCCAGAGAGTGGATCCACGACAAGTACGACACGACGGGGGAGAATCTGCGCAGTGAGTCTTCAAGATTTCTCCTATTTTATCCTGTTTGCCATGCAACCATTTTTGCGTGAgaaaaaccgaaaaaaaaatacaaaaaaaaaaacattcggccTCCCGTAAAAGAACACATTATGTTttaaacacacagaaaaaatatttctactgtaaaaaaaaaaagcaagaaatgcATCCATCcgtctcctcacgagggtcgcgggtgggctggagcctatcccagcggtcatTGGGCGAGAGGCGGGCGACGCaatcaactggttgccagccaatcgcagggcacaaattgaccaaaaagaaaacctttattcgtctcgcaatggagaaattcccaattcacagcagcaaagttatgaacggaagaagtagaacaacaaaatataggagctgctgtaaaggcagccactctcgctgcgccgttttgaagtcaaaatcacaaaaataacacaacacaacgcaTAGCACGTcatcaactggttgccagccaatcgcagggcacaaattgaccaaaaagaaaacctttattcgtcccgcaatggaaaaattcccaattcacagcatcaAAGTTATGaacggaagaagtagaacaacaaaatataggagctgctgtaaaggcagccactctcgctgcgccgttttgaagtcaaaatcacaaaaataacacGACACAACACGTAGGACGTcatcaactggttgccagccaatcgcagggcacaaattgaccaaaaagaaaacctttattcgtctcgcaatggagaaattcccaatccacagcagcaaagttatgaacggaagaagtagaacaacaaaatataggagctgctgtaaaggcagccactctcgcggcgccattttgaaatcaaaatcacaaaaataacacaacacaacacataggacgtCATTGCGGGATTGATCTTAACTATAGATGCTCCAATAAATATCGATATAGCGCTCACATCCCGGCCTATTTCGCGTCTTTGCAGTTCCGGCCGCGGAGCCCCTGGACTTTGCTCAGTTCCCGTACTACCTGAACGGGCTACGGCAAGCCGGCGACTTTGTGGAAGCCATTGAGAGCGTGCGGGCCATCTGCGACGAGTTCAGCCGCAAGGGCCTGTTCAACTACCCCAACGGATACCCGTTCCTGTTCTGGGAGCAGTACATCGGCCTGCGACATTGGTTCCTCCTGGCCATCAGCGTGGTGCTGGCCTGCACCTTCCTGGTTTGCGCTCTGCTCCTGCTCAACCCGTGGACCGCCGGCATCATTGTGAGTCCACCTCTGCGTCTTGAATGTTTCCCACCTTTTCCTCCCGCTCGTCATCCTCCTCCCCATTTGCACAGCTCAATAATGTCGTGCAACGGGCGGGCGGTGGGGACGGGGGGGGCTTTTgcggtgcgcacacacacacacatccgcggGACCTTTGTCATTCTAATGCCTCCGAAAAGGGAATGCGAAAGAGCGAGAAAGACTCTAGCTCCAACTCCATCACTGCTTTTGTCAGAGGGGAGAACGAGAGGCTCGGGGGACAGGACGGATCCGCCCAGTCGCGACCTTGGCCCGCTCGACCCATCCATCAGAGAGATGTGGGAGCCAGAAAAAGAGAGGACAGTCCTGAGTTGTTAGAAAACGTTTCACAATCAAGCtggtgaccccccaccccctcccatccACAAATGTGTGTCCACACCCGGTTGAGGGGGGTGGGCTGGACCACAAGAACTGTTGCAGTTTCTGCTGGAATGTGTTTAATTGGACTGaaagtagacacacacacacacaagcgcatgcAGTCGCCGCGCATCCGCCCGCCTATGGAAGCTTTCAGTCAGCCTGTATGTGGTCGAGCAGTAAAAACGGCTTTTATCATTTTGCAATGTAACCGTGCCCCCAGCGAGAAGACCCCGGCGCCATCAAAAGCTCTCAGGAACTGCCTTCATGtccatgggagggggggggggggggtcgtttatTTACGCGTCAAAGTAGCTCACATGCTTTTACGACATTTCGCAAAACAAATCGCAAccagaatattaaaaaaatatatccttCACGTTTTGTAGCCATCTGCAGACGTGcctgtgcctttaagaggcggggcccgGTGGGGTGTGCACGATacctgtttgtgagtgtgtcgTCTGAAAAGTGCGTGCAACaaaaagtggagactgtggctGGAATTACAGTgaatcctgccccccccccgaaaaaaacacAATGCCACCGATATAAACGGCAGACAGTTCAACATGAGGAGAGCTATTGTCTCACTTTCTGTCAATCATTACGAGGAAAAGCAAGAAGCACGGTTGGGATGGAGAAGTATTAGCCCAAGGGCGGGTAATTTGATGCCCACACCGCCGTGACCCCCGAGGTCAAAGATTGTGTGGGGTGAAAAGGCAAAAAAGAGCTCAAGTCAGTCCCTCACGTCACCTTTAATCTTTCACGCCGTCTTGCTTCCACGCTTTCATCGGCCGGTTTCCTTCAACACAACCCCCCCTTTATTTTATTCCCTGTGTGTCTTCAGGTGTTTATCCTGGCCATGATGACGGTGGAGCTTTTCGGTATCATGGGTTTGATCGGCATCAAGCTGAGCGCCATCCCCGTGGTCATCCTCATCGCCTCGGTGGGCATCGGAGTGGAATTCACTGTTCACATTGCGCTGGTGAGTCCACGTCGGAAGGATTTTGGCTGCGCGGTGGTGCGCGCGCCTTCTGCCTCGAGCCACTAGTTGGCGTTCTGAGGATGTGAGCGCTACACCAGAACAATGGCCAAAGAAAAGATACCCACAGAttgttaatcccccccccccccaattttcaaTCAAGGAAATTCCATCCAGTGCCCGTCCCTATTTGAAATCACCTCGTTTCACATATAGGACACCATCCTGTAACTCTataggcaccccccccccacccccgtaaaAAAACCACAAATCTAGGAATTCCGACGAGTGCCAAGCCTCGCCACCACAAGCGCGAGTTTTGTGCAATCGGCAAGATTTGCAATTCATTTCTCCTTTCCACCTtttcccacccccacacccttaCCCCGCTTTTCTGCGGCAGGGCTTCCTGACAGCCATTGGCAGCAGAAACAAGCGCTCGGCCGTGGCTCTGGAGCATATGTTTGCCCCGGTGGTCGACGGCGCCATTTCCACCCTGCTGGGCGTTCTCATGCTGGCGGGCTCCGAGTTTGACTTCATTATGAGGTGAGAtgcgagtgtgtatgtgtgtgtgtgggggggggggggctctgagaTGGCGATTGTAAAAGTCCAGATAGTTGTGTCAAGAAAAGCGAAGTACCCATTCAGCTCCTAGCAAAAGTGACAAGTCAAAACAAGTACTTAACAATCCCGTAAAGcgaaatctgattttttttttcccaaaaaaaataattgccgaaAACATGTGCAAAGAGTTTGACGGCGTTTCAGTTTTCCTGATTTTGGGGAAGGCAGTGGCTAAAATGAACGTCATTGCTTTCATTCACATCAGAGGTTATCCAGCGCAATTGTGATTTACTCAGTTATGATGACTAGCCCAAAACCTattaactcgttcactcccaaagacggttttaaacgtcttttcagacttggtccagaattggctgggattgaataaaTTAACTGGTGAGCGAGCGAGTGGGGTATAGTCCAGCATGTTGCTTGTCGGAATCGGCAGGCATGAGAGAGATGTTCGACGAACTTGCTTCCATCATTTGATAAacgctgtgactttttttttttgttcagcatTCAAATTTGACGAGTTTGTTAAAACCACTATTCTGTgtggtgtgatttaaaaaaagatgctcgaaattaaccctttcatgcgcaaATTTTGATAAcctataacctgataagctgtccgctgtagtaaccgctctacctgaaaggattaataatgaaaagatgttaaaaaaatgcagcacgcttcgggtccccccccccccaaatgtaaggagcaaaagtaaaaagttatcataaaaataaatacttaagCACAGTACACACCCAAACAATCTGTTACTGGACAAATACTTTGCGACTTCCCACCACTGGTGTGCATCTGCTACTGTGTGCGCAACACCGTCCGTGTGTTTACCTTCAGAGATTGTTTCGTTTGACGTCGGTGTGGTGTTGAGCCACAGTTGTCTTGCCTCCCCCCCTCTCTCGGTAGGAGgccttgtggggggggggtcggtttaGCATGCGGGTGGCAATGTTCTACCCCTATTTACGCACTCAGTCATACAGAGACACAGCAACAAACATGCACCTGGTTCTGTcactctgaacacacacactcaaacacacacacacacacacacacacacacacacgcatccatCTCTCCGACctcaaaacacacaacaaatgggGAAAACATCAAGGGTATGTTAGCAGCTGCTCGTAAACATGCAGTGTTCTCCTACCCACTGGGTGGTGTCTCTCcttctcagacacacacacccgcacacacacacacacacacacgggaaaaTTTCCGATCATCTGTTTGGTGCTCCCCACCTCCGCAGTGGGTgccatagtttaaaaaaaaaaaaaggagtgggcTAAATTAGATTTGATTGTGCTTGGGCCACCAACAGACATGGACGCCcccgcgtttgtgtgtgtgcacccgTTTTCTACCAGTGTTTCATGGTCagagtggggagaaaaaaaagaagaaggcaAATAGCTCAATGTTTTTCAGTTGAATGTGGTCTCCCCGGCCCAGAATCCAAAACCACAACCTTGAGCTCACAGACTGCGAGCGGGGGCCTCCTTGACATAAAAAGCACAGTTTTTTTCTGCAGAAAAGGAAGGCAAGGGAGGGACGAGAGAGAAGAAAGGAGGAGATGTGCTCGGAGGTTGGCCTCCTTGCATCCAGATGGAGAGGAAAAGGTGTATACATGTACCCACTTATCACGCTCCAGATGCATAGCGGAGAAAGCCGCAATATTGAGAGAACATTTCTTGCCGCTAACACGTTTTAAACATATTCAAATAACACACTTTTTAATTAGTTCTCCAAATAGGAGGCAAAGCTGTTTATTTGTCACTCACAGTTGACACACAAAGCAAAAGCGAATCAAGCATTGGAAATGGAAACAACCAAACTGTGTCATTCTGTCGAAGGAAAGCCTACTAGCtttatgctaacatataatgggaaacaccatagacaggctaaGGGAAATTAGCATAGGTATGATGGGAAACTTTCAAATACCTTACATCTGACCTGAGCAAGCAACACATAccaaatttgttttaaaaatgacagaaCACTATCGTTTGCGTTTCTTTTCGAGAAGTGAGACAAATTGGTCTGGGTATCTTTGTTGGAGGTCTTGTGGTTCGGCGGATGGGGCAGGGCTGGAGCTGACTAGCCAGAGGAGGGGAAATAAACTGCGGTAAACATCTCCTGGCCTTGTAATACGCTGAGTAAACAGCACGCCTAATTCGGCACATTCAGTCCGTAGCCGGcgcgtgtatacacacacacacacacacacacacacactgatcccACATACATGTAAACACCCCCCTGCCCTCATTCTCACTCATGACTCCCCAGACCCAGACGGCAAATGGAAGAGATTAAAGTTTAGCTAAACAACAGAATTCCGAAGAGCGAGACGCCGTTGGAGGTCCCCGCTGACGTCGCTGTCGCGCTGGCTCACCTCGGTCTCACCGTTCCGCATATGTGCCTGCCTCCCTCGCCTGCTCGTTCCGAAGACATTTTTATTAGGAGGCTTGATGACACAGCACGTGACATGTGATGTCAGCTTGGCTTTGAATAAGCATCGCCGCAAAGCGCTCGAAAGATTTCTGGTTGTGTGCACTTTTAATGGGAGGGGAAGCTGCAGGAAAAGAGGCCAAAAATTCAGATGTAAGGATGTAAGACTCACTCCAATGGCATAGAAAATGGGTAGATGGATACATTTCACAAACTCTAAATTCCATTGGTGtaaatttgtgtgtgaatggtcgtttgtatTTTAAgagccttgtgattggctggtggtaCCTGCAACTCCAGTAAGGACAAACAAACTGGACGGAAATGTAGTATGACCCTCAGAGAACAGGATGCTAAATATCAATAATGTTCGTAGCTTGTTTCCACAtactctctctcgctccctaCTTTCTGCTAGTATTTAAGCGATCTCTCTAATTTTCTCTGGAGTTCTTTCTTGTGGCGTGCGCACCCCCGCCCTCCCTCCGTTAGCCCTGCCTTGATgcacgcaacacacacacaaaaaaaaggctcctCCCCAGAACCAGCTGTCTGGTGTTGTAACAACACTGACCTGCGAGGGGCAGCATTGTGCCACAGTTTAGACGAAGAGTAGGAGAATGGACAAGGCTAGGCTAATTGTTAGCTTATTTGGTAACGAGTGCTTAGTTAGTTAGAGATTGCGTAATCCCGAATATTGCTGCATGTATATCCTGCTTTAAtgtccctcacctcttgcctcctCAGGTATTTTTTTGCCGTGCTGGCCATCCTGACCGTTCTGGGAATGCTTAACGGCTTGGTCCTGCTCCCGGTCCTCCTCTCCATGCTGGGCCCCCCTGCCGAGCAGCCGCTGCCCGACGACGGCAGCTGCCCGGCAGCGCCTTCGCCCGAGCCGCCTCTCCCTCCGCCTATGGGTCACCACGGTTACTTCGCGGACCACCACGACCCACGCTGGGCTTTCTCCGAGACATCCGACTCGGAATATTACACCGAGATGACGAGCACGTCGGGGATCGGCGAGGAGGATTACAAGTCCGGCGACCGCAGCGCGTACAGCGTGCCGCCGGCGACCTCGCACATTCTGCTGGAAGCCAGCAAGAATCCCAGCTTCCCGAAACTGACGGTACGCATGATGACACACGCGTACCCTCgatcatttattatcattcCAACTTCGGTTAATCAAATTCAGGACATCTATGAAACTATGTATGATATTCCTCGTGCGACGTTCTGTACCTTGAAATTCGATCATGGTACCAGTGTTACGTGgctgtaaaatattttgaaaatctttCGTTAAAAGTTGTATTTTCTGGGATAGGTGGTGAGGCCACCGAGGGAAACCGGAGCACGGATAGAACCGCCAAATGACTCATCCCATAATGCTCAGTCGCCATTGAGCTCTCAGGTGACATGCTGGGATGGACCCAAGAGGGACCAGCAGCAGCCAAGACCACAAAACTTACCTGGAGACAAAGCTCACCAGCCTTGGCGGACTTACCAGAGTGGCCCCAGGCTACAGAGCGGTCGAGGGCCTCAGCCAAACAGGACTAAAGGGCCAGCCAACTATGGCAATTCCGTAGCCGGTGGGCCCGTCACCATGGTGACGGCCACAGCCTCCGTGACGGTGGCCGTGCACCCGACCCTGCCGGGGTCGACGTTTCAGGGCTACATGCACGAAGGCTTCGACGCGGACACTGAATCGGACTGTTTTGAGGCCACTAAGAGGACTAAGTTTTACTCGTGCAAGAGAGACTCTTTAGAGCTGCAGGATGCGGAATGTCAACAGGATCAGATGACGCAACCGACCAGACAaggtgagagatttttttttcctttggagcCGTGGCACATGTTTTACACTCCCGAAAAATCTCGCAAAACACCACTGAAGGAAAACGTCACCAAAACTGACTGCGCGGCTAATttatgtaccttctgccatctagtggtagaacttttaattgttctgcctgtcaataTACGTCACCGGCATAGATGGTGAGCCAAAGACCTTTTCGCAAATGTAATTCACTCTTCTCTCATGTTTTTCAGGCGGGTCCTGAATCCAGGCGACCAGAGTGTCAGACTCCTCCGCACACCCGTCCTCTGGAAATTGTACATAGACGCCACATAGGGATTTATTTGAAGGACAATATGTAAATCTATGagtatatattttaatacaAGAAAAGAGGGAAGCTATTTAAAAGAGCACTGTGTAACGTTGGGTATActcgtgtcattttttttaaaattttttttgcaggggggttttgttttgtttcctgggCTCCCTGCATAGTGTATAGAATGAGAAGAATAATGTGCTATATGTACAAAATGTCCACACAGAGTGAGATCCTATTAAGATATTAGGTTATTGAACATACATGGTcagtgttttatttgtattattaccgtatgattttttttttttttttttgctgctacacaaagtcattttaagtgatttgccttaaaaaaatgcagtatcccctcttcctcccccttcatgccacacacacacacacacacgcatgcacgcacgcatacacaatAGATTGTACTGTGAGATCAAAAAGATTTCTTAACAATGTGCCTTCATGGTTATTGTCAACGCAGCATCCAGAGTTCAGTATTAAGTCCTTTGCAGTTTTGTCTACTTGAAGGTTTTGTTATTTGTGGCTGCACCTCACATTTAACACAATGGGAACTATAAGGGAGTCTATTAAATCATTTGTTACCCCAATGGAGTTACTTATAAGCTATTATTGACATTTGACAGCcgctctgtttttgttgttgttgttattgttgttgtttttccacttGATTTCCTCCCCAGTTCGTACATTACAGAAATGGTCTCGTCACTGCCAGTGCCATTTGCAGGGAAGATCTTTTCTATGTCTTTCAAGTGGCAGCTTTGGTTGATTtacgttactttttttttttaaacaagaaaagaaaaagaaagtgttgAGTAGCTACTGTGcagttgtgggggaaaaaatgtcaccCTACATAACCACCTTCGGTTGGAGAAGTTTAGAGGGAGGTTGAGGGGAAGCTCGTGCATTGtttatagtttaaaaaaaaaaaaagttaacgtcATGCCATATAAATTATTTAtattaagattttatttttgtagtttgtACAGATGCTAGTATTTAGATTGAAGTTCTATTTTTAAAgagtaaatatatattatatataaatatatctatTTGTTGctgagtttgattttttttctttttttttcgtgtgtatTTAGGAAAGGGGGGGCTcatgattattgttgttgttttttgtgttgggGCAGTTGTTGAGCAGCATGAAGGTGTCACTTTTACACCTTGTTTCTTCCTTCACAGCCCCTCCTTCGTCATTGTCCATGTCTAAAACACTGTGACTTCTGGAAACTatgctcaagaaaaaaaacccttgtgTGACCGCTATGTTCTCTCATCTGCTCTAGAAAATgaactaacaaaaaataaataaattcaattgaaaaattTATTTGCGTCATGGCTGTCTGTGTTTGATTTGGTTTCAGCTCCAGCTGGgggtgaagggcgtttccctacGCCCCTGCCCACCTGTTTCCTGTTGTCATaatcaagccttttttttttttagactttttgTTTGTCGTCTTATTGATCTTGTTTTTGCTGCTTATGCTCAAGTGCGGTTTTCCAGACCTCTCTCGTTCTTTGTTTGTaagtattgattttatttttgtctgggCTCTTGCTATTTTTCCTGTAGTTGGACTCTGGCTCGTTACGTTTATATTCTCTCCGTAACGATGACCTGGACTTTTGCTAGCTCCTTTTTTGTTCGATCTTGGTGACCAGTGTTTTCTGTTTGGACTTTGTCGGTTTTgcgttttaataaaaaaagaacaaaataaaaatgatgcgtCTCGCAGGAGGTTGTTAGCGGTCTGCTATTGCCGCTAGCGACCAGAGCCGTTGAGATGCATCtatattttgtttattctcaTTTCAAGTTTGTTGAGCTGAAATTCACCGATTGACTCACTTACAAAAAAAGCCAGTGAAACGGTTTGTGTCAAGCGTTTCAATGTGCAAATTGCctcacttttttgtttgacaaCCTTTCATTCTTGATGTTTATTCGCAATGTCTCACTTGAGACCCTCCGCAATGGGAACAAACAAACGCAATCAGCCTAAATTCGAACCATCCGCAAACCACTTCATTCTTTCCTTCCTCACACATAAATATACAAGCatgtgctcacacacacacacacacacacacggggccCACCTGTGTAGATGAAAGGTTGAAACTGTAAATTCCTGTCCTCCTCATACAACAGCAGCACATTTGTCTGCATCTGATAGCGTCCTCGTCATCATCCGACGCTTGAAAGAAACCTCAAACGCGACGCATTATCGAAGCGAGCAAATGTTCAATTATTGGTACAGGATTTGGTTCTGCCCCAGCTAGTCCCAATATGTCTGCCTTGAGGTG
It includes:
- the ptch2 gene encoding protein patched homolog 1, whose product is MASDSGVPGAGVFGDLPPSFARSRPAADADALRRPGGYCHAAFALKRISKGKTVGQKAPLWLRARFQALLFSLGCHIQRHCGKVLFIGLLVFGALSVGLRVAAIETDIEQLWVEAGSRVSQELRYTREKQGEESIFTSQMLIQTPKEEGTNILTQEALLVHMEAALSASKVQVSLFGKSWDLNKICYKSGVPIIENVMIERMIDKLFPCMIITPLDCFWEGAKLQGGSAYLPGMPDIQWMNLDPVKLMEELSQFTSLEGFKEMLDKAQVGHAYMNRPCLDPSDPDCPLSAPNKEQLESPDIAGRLQGGCHGFSRKFMHWQEELILGGRVKNTQNALMSAEALQSMFLLMSPKQLYEHFKDDYEIHDINWNEEKATAILESWQRKFVEAVHQSIPSNSSQSIHAFSTTTLNDIMKSFSDVSVLRIAGGYLLMLAYACVTMLRWDCAKSQGAVGLAGVLLVALSVAAGLGLCSLLGLSFNAATTQVLPFLALGIGVDDMFLLAHSFTEAGSNIPFKERTGDCLRRTGTSVALTSINNMIAFFMAALVPIPALRAFSLQAAIVVVFNFAMVLLIFPAILSLDLHRREDKRLDVLCCLYSPCADRVVHLSPHELSDAGERAPASRPRQYAAAAAAAAAGSTITTSTQITTTVQAFTQCDAAGQHIVTILPPTSQISTSPTSIILCPTSQAITPTAAPPVRDLYDSQLFTPTSSSTRDLLAQVEDSKLGKKCVPLPFLHWNLSHFAREKYAPLLLKPKSKAVVVILFLGLLGLSLYGTTMVHDGLYLTDIVPRDTKEYNFIDAQFKYFSFYNMYLVTMDGFDYARSQRLLIQLHNAFNSVRSVVRDSDGKLPRMWLHYFQDWLRGLQAAFDADWLAGRITSDSYRNGTEDGALAYKLLIQTGSKKEPFNYSQLTSRRLVDAEGLIPPEVFYIYLTVWVSNDPLGYAASQANFYPHPREWIHDKYDTTGENLRIPAAEPLDFAQFPYYLNGLRQAGDFVEAIESVRAICDEFSRKGLFNYPNGYPFLFWEQYIGLRHWFLLAISVVLACTFLVCALLLLNPWTAGIIVFILAMMTVELFGIMGLIGIKLSAIPVVILIASVGIGVEFTVHIALGFLTAIGSRNKRSAVALEHMFAPVVDGAISTLLGVLMLAGSEFDFIMRYFFAVLAILTVLGMLNGLVLLPVLLSMLGPPAEQPLPDDGSCPAAPSPEPPLPPPMGHHGYFADHHDPRWAFSETSDSEYYTEMTSTSGIGEEDYKSGDRSAYSVPPATSHILLEASKNPSFPKLTVVRPPRETGARIEPPNDSSHNAQSPLSSQVTCWDGPKRDQQQPRPQNLPGDKAHQPWRTYQSGPRLQSGRGPQPNRTKGPANYGNSVAGGPVTMVTATASVTVAVHPTLPGSTFQGYMHEGFDADTESDCFEATKRTKFYSCKRDSLELQDAECQQDQMTQPTRQGGS